In a genomic window of Pontibacter liquoris:
- a CDS encoding glycosyltransferase family 61 protein encodes MLKKVFFRLLHLAGYYFRYSSVLHHPSKKEMAPGSVVKFDTAETAFLERSAASFNYSIDYSLGYRQKAPYLVRLSNVYFLGHTGALVMEGKLVVESVFDTSRLAKSPAFKTPALLTPKYKSGLYTSVLHLPWAEKNNYHWFFDCLPRLYFLLLQVSEPLHIIMRRDLPDYQLQTLQFILRDHPNAQVVFIGKHEKWELAEFILPSFVANSQSGFLPAPIAAWLRDKVWQGYHVQPGSRKRRLYISRAAAKTRRLLNELELLALLARYGFDVVRAEELSYQQQVQLFFEAEVVIGPHGAGMTNVLFAAQCQVLEFHPANLIKTHYFLLCKGLDFPYSAIIGSAGDVQENYTVDVREVELWLEKRFGE; translated from the coding sequence ATGTTAAAGAAGGTATTCTTCCGGCTGCTGCACCTGGCCGGTTATTATTTCCGGTATAGTTCGGTGCTGCATCATCCTTCCAAAAAGGAAATGGCCCCGGGGAGTGTGGTAAAATTTGACACCGCGGAAACAGCTTTCCTGGAGAGATCGGCAGCTAGCTTTAACTATAGCATCGATTATAGCCTGGGCTACCGACAGAAAGCGCCCTATCTGGTGCGGCTTTCAAACGTGTATTTTCTGGGCCATACCGGTGCACTGGTGATGGAGGGGAAGCTGGTAGTGGAGTCGGTGTTTGATACGAGCAGGTTAGCCAAGTCACCGGCCTTTAAAACGCCCGCGCTGCTCACTCCTAAGTATAAAAGCGGGCTTTATACTTCGGTGCTGCACCTGCCCTGGGCGGAGAAGAATAACTATCACTGGTTTTTCGATTGCCTGCCACGGCTATACTTTCTGCTACTACAGGTATCCGAACCACTTCACATCATCATGCGCCGTGACTTGCCGGACTACCAGCTGCAAACGCTTCAGTTCATACTTAGAGATCACCCGAATGCGCAGGTGGTGTTTATCGGGAAGCACGAAAAATGGGAGCTTGCCGAGTTTATACTTCCCTCGTTTGTGGCAAATTCGCAAAGCGGGTTTTTGCCTGCGCCTATTGCTGCCTGGTTGCGGGACAAAGTATGGCAGGGGTATCACGTACAGCCCGGAAGCCGGAAAAGACGCCTATACATCAGCCGGGCCGCTGCCAAAACGCGCCGCCTGCTCAACGAGCTGGAGCTGCTGGCACTGCTTGCCCGGTATGGTTTTGATGTGGTGCGGGCCGAAGAGCTAAGCTATCAGCAGCAGGTGCAGCTGTTCTTCGAAGCCGAGGTGGTGATAGGCCCGCATGGCGCCGGCATGACCAATGTACTTTTTGCGGCACAGTGTCAGGTGCTGGAGTTTCATCCGGCCAACCTCATCAAAACGCATTACTTCCTGCTCTGCAAAGGCCTTGACTTTCCCTATTCCGCTATAATAGGTTCTGCCGGCGATGTGCAGGAGAATTATACTGTGGATGTGCGGGAGGTGGAACTATGGCTGGAGAAGCGGTTTGGGGAGTAA
- a CDS encoding outer membrane beta-barrel protein — MKKTLLLLALTFCSISCMGQIKIIPKIGVVVSSQSLEFGKFESRNYRQLQNKVGLTAGVGIASELSQSISIITDIEYVELGFIDNLKTPWTITKDIYKLKYLIAPIGLKYYISSNQTFNFFLSPGVYGGLFLEGKHIYSEDRKEHYYHYNPSFWNGERYIKVNDRRYNYDQFDWGIKLGVGTDINIGKNQFVIDAQYSLGMSNVHERIVDDLYESGADGKNRFFSLSVGYLLPVWRKGY; from the coding sequence ATGAAAAAAACGCTCTTACTGCTTGCCTTAACTTTTTGCAGCATCTCGTGCATGGGACAAATTAAAATTATCCCTAAAATAGGTGTAGTTGTGTCTTCTCAATCTTTAGAATTTGGCAAATTTGAGAGTAGAAACTATAGGCAGTTACAGAACAAAGTAGGTTTAACAGCTGGGGTTGGAATAGCCAGTGAATTATCACAGAGTATCAGTATAATAACTGATATTGAATATGTTGAACTCGGGTTTATAGATAATTTAAAAACGCCCTGGACAATTACGAAAGATATTTATAAGTTAAAGTATCTTATAGCACCTATCGGACTTAAATACTATATTTCAAGTAATCAGACGTTTAATTTCTTCTTATCTCCTGGGGTTTATGGCGGTTTATTTCTGGAAGGAAAACATATTTACAGCGAAGACAGAAAAGAACATTATTATCATTATAACCCTTCTTTCTGGAATGGCGAAAGATATATAAAAGTAAATGACAGAAGGTACAATTATGACCAGTTTGACTGGGGTATTAAATTGGGTGTTGGAACTGATATTAATATAGGAAAAAATCAGTTTGTGATAGATGCCCAATATTCTTTAGGGATGTCAAATGTACATGAAAGAATAGTAGATGATTTGTATGAAAGCGGCGCCGATGGTAAAAATAGGTTCTTCAGCTTAAGTGTTGGCTATCTTCTGCCTGTCTGGCGAAAAGGTTACTAG
- the pseB gene encoding UDP-N-acetylglucosamine 4,6-dehydratase (inverting) produces the protein MALDLNHKSILVTGGTGSFGKKFVEMVYARFPDVKRLVIYSRDELKQFEMSQVFPHSKYKSIRYFIGDVRDGERFKRACEGIDIIVHAAAMKQVPAAEYNPMECIKTNVLGAENIINAALDSGVKDVVALSTDKAAAPINLYGATKLCSDKLFVAANNMKGKRDIRFSVVRYGNVIGSRGSVVPFFLKKRSEGVLPITHPEMTRFNISLEEGVELVFHALENHWGGEIFVPKIPSYVITDMAEAIGPDCRQEIVGIRPGEKLHEEMITETDSLNTVELDKYYIILPSTPTWTTEEFLKTHKGRMVEMGFKYNSGTNTDWLNVAQLRDQIRQHVDPGFTA, from the coding sequence ATGGCATTAGACCTCAATCATAAGTCTATTCTGGTAACAGGCGGCACAGGCTCGTTTGGCAAAAAATTCGTGGAGATGGTATACGCCCGCTTCCCGGATGTAAAACGCCTGGTGATCTACTCCCGCGATGAGCTGAAGCAATTCGAGATGTCGCAGGTTTTTCCGCACAGCAAGTATAAATCCATCCGGTATTTTATTGGCGACGTGCGCGATGGCGAGCGCTTTAAGCGTGCCTGCGAGGGCATCGACATTATTGTGCATGCGGCCGCGATGAAACAGGTGCCCGCCGCCGAGTATAATCCGATGGAATGCATCAAGACCAACGTACTGGGAGCCGAGAACATCATCAATGCTGCCCTGGACAGTGGCGTTAAAGACGTGGTGGCGCTCTCGACCGACAAGGCGGCCGCTCCTATTAACCTGTATGGTGCTACCAAGCTTTGCTCCGACAAGCTTTTTGTGGCCGCCAACAACATGAAAGGCAAGCGTGACATCCGTTTCTCGGTGGTGCGCTACGGCAACGTGATCGGCTCCCGCGGGTCGGTGGTACCTTTCTTTTTAAAGAAGCGCTCGGAAGGCGTGCTGCCCATTACACACCCGGAGATGACGCGCTTCAATATCTCACTGGAGGAAGGCGTGGAACTCGTGTTCCATGCGCTGGAAAACCACTGGGGCGGAGAGATCTTTGTGCCGAAAATTCCATCTTACGTGATCACGGACATGGCCGAGGCGATCGGTCCGGATTGCCGGCAGGAGATTGTGGGCATCCGGCCGGGCGAAAAGCTGCACGAGGAAATGATCACCGAAACCGACTCACTCAACACCGTGGAGCTCGATAAGTACTACATCATCCTGCCCTCCACCCCTACCTGGACCACCGAAGAATTCCTGAAAACGCACAAAGGCAGAATGGTGGAAATGGGCTTTAAGTATAACTCCGGCACCAACACCGACTGGCTGAATGTAGCGCAGCTCCGCGACCAGATCCGCCAGCACGTGGACCCCGGTTTTACTGCGTAA
- the nudK gene encoding GDP-mannose pyrophosphatase NudK gives MINDVKILDTQVLSDNWYVLRKITYEYRKKDGSRQQQSREAYDRGNGATILLYNKAQKTVILTRQFRLPSFINGNESGMLIEACAGLLDQDNPEDCIRRETEEETGYKVTDVRKIFEAYMSPGSVTEILHFFIAEYSKAMKVHEGGGVAHEEENIEVLEMPLQQALELIGNGQIKDGKTIMLLQYIKLHNIL, from the coding sequence ATGATCAATGATGTAAAGATATTAGACACGCAGGTGCTGTCCGACAACTGGTATGTGCTCCGGAAGATCACGTACGAATACCGCAAGAAAGACGGCAGTCGGCAACAACAAAGCCGAGAGGCATATGACAGGGGCAATGGCGCCACCATTCTACTTTATAACAAAGCACAAAAAACGGTTATTCTGACACGCCAGTTCCGCCTGCCCTCGTTTATAAACGGAAACGAATCGGGCATGCTGATCGAGGCCTGTGCGGGATTGCTGGACCAGGATAACCCGGAAGATTGCATCAGGCGCGAAACTGAAGAAGAAACCGGGTATAAAGTGACCGACGTGCGCAAGATTTTCGAAGCCTATATGTCGCCGGGTTCTGTGACCGAGATCCTGCACTTCTTTATTGCTGAATATTCTAAGGCTATGAAAGTGCATGAGGGCGGCGGCGTAGCGCATGAAGAAGAGAACATCGAGGTGCTGGAAATGCCGCTGCAGCAGGCGCTGGAATTGATCGGAAACGGTCAGATAAAGGATGGCAAAACCATCATGCTGCTACAGTACATCAAGCTGCATAACATACTTTAA
- the pseC gene encoding UDP-4-amino-4,6-dideoxy-N-acetyl-beta-L-altrosamine transaminase, whose protein sequence is MTQNSEFGTPKQPIPYGRQHITQDDIDAVVETLQSDYLTQGPKVEAFEQAFAHYIGAKYAVAVSNGTAALHLCTLALGVNEESRVITTPITFAASANCVRYCGGTVAFADINAQTALLDIAKVRALLESKPKGYFEGIIPVDFAGNPVNLEEYRKLADEFGLWIIEDAAHSPGGFFYDSQGNKQLCGNGRYADLAIFSFHPVKHIATGEGGMVTTNNSELYQKLLKLRTHGITRDPALLEENHGGWYMEMQDLGFNYRIPDMLCALGLTQLQRADANLARRKGIAKVYDEAFAGINDIDVLQTNPAALGRNGETGHAYHLYVIRVQDRKGLYDFLRQHNIFAQVHYIPAHTMPYYRNLGFKKGDFPEAENYYSQCLSLPMYPSLTPEEQEFVIQKVKEFIG, encoded by the coding sequence GTGACTCAGAACTCAGAATTCGGAACTCCTAAGCAGCCTATTCCTTACGGCCGCCAGCATATCACCCAGGATGATATTGATGCGGTGGTAGAAACATTGCAGTCGGATTACCTGACGCAGGGACCAAAGGTAGAAGCGTTTGAGCAAGCTTTTGCCCATTACATCGGCGCTAAGTATGCGGTGGCTGTCAGCAATGGTACGGCTGCGCTGCACCTGTGCACCCTGGCGCTGGGCGTAAACGAGGAATCACGGGTGATCACGACACCCATTACGTTTGCCGCCTCAGCTAACTGCGTGCGCTACTGCGGCGGCACAGTGGCTTTTGCCGATATCAACGCTCAAACAGCGTTGCTGGATATAGCCAAAGTACGAGCCTTGCTCGAGAGCAAGCCCAAAGGATATTTTGAGGGGATCATTCCCGTCGATTTTGCGGGCAACCCCGTGAACCTGGAAGAATACCGTAAGCTCGCCGATGAGTTCGGACTGTGGATCATAGAGGATGCGGCTCACTCACCGGGCGGCTTTTTTTACGACAGCCAGGGCAACAAACAGCTGTGCGGCAACGGCAGGTATGCCGACCTGGCGATCTTCTCGTTTCACCCTGTAAAGCACATTGCCACCGGCGAGGGCGGCATGGTGACCACTAATAACTCGGAACTCTACCAGAAACTGCTCAAGCTGCGCACCCACGGCATTACGCGCGACCCTGCGCTGCTGGAAGAAAACCACGGCGGCTGGTACATGGAAATGCAGGACCTGGGCTTTAACTATCGGATTCCGGATATGCTTTGTGCCCTCGGCCTCACGCAATTACAACGCGCCGACGCCAACCTGGCGCGCCGCAAAGGCATTGCCAAAGTATACGACGAGGCTTTTGCAGGTATAAACGACATAGACGTGCTGCAAACTAACCCTGCCGCGCTGGGCAGGAACGGGGAAACAGGCCATGCCTATCACCTGTACGTCATCCGCGTGCAGGACCGCAAAGGGCTATACGATTTCCTGCGCCAGCACAACATTTTTGCGCAGGTGCATTATATTCCGGCGCATACCATGCCCTATTACCGGAATCTTGGTTTTAAAAAAGGAGATTTTCCGGAGGCTGAAAATTACTACAGCCAGTGCCTTAGCCTGCCCATGTACCCAAGCCTGACACCGGAAGAACAGGAATTTGTGATCCAGAAGGTGAAGGAATTTATCGGATGA
- a CDS encoding pentapeptide repeat-containing protein, with protein sequence MESLLHENKTFEKVIYAGKQVLNREFENCTFKACDFSGSDFSHSRFSDCLFIGCNLANLKLKRSSLNGATFRECKLVGINFSECEEFLFQVAFENCLLDYASFMNRKMPKTHFRHTSLKGAVFVNATLTKAVFDHTDLAGAEFKNTQLQEANFTTAYNFDIDPEHNNIRRARFSPDGLTGLLTRHQIILG encoded by the coding sequence ATGGAGTCCCTGCTGCACGAGAACAAGACCTTTGAAAAAGTAATTTATGCTGGCAAGCAGGTGCTGAACAGGGAGTTTGAGAACTGCACGTTTAAAGCCTGCGACTTTTCCGGGAGTGATTTTTCGCATAGCCGCTTTTCCGACTGCCTGTTTATAGGCTGTAATTTAGCTAATCTGAAGCTCAAGCGAAGTTCGCTCAACGGTGCCACCTTTAGAGAATGTAAGCTGGTTGGCATCAATTTCAGCGAGTGCGAGGAGTTCCTCTTCCAGGTAGCGTTCGAGAACTGCCTGTTGGATTACGCCTCGTTCATGAACAGGAAAATGCCCAAGACTCACTTCCGCCATACCTCCCTGAAAGGCGCTGTGTTCGTGAACGCTACTTTAACGAAAGCAGTGTTTGACCATACCGATCTGGCCGGCGCCGAGTTTAAGAACACGCAGCTCCAGGAAGCTAATTTTACCACAGCTTATAACTTCGACATCGATCCGGAGCACAACAACATCCGGCGGGCCCGCTTTTCGCCTGATGGCTTAACCGGGCTGCTTACGCGACATCAGATCATTTTAGGCTGA